aaaaaaaaaaggaaagaaagaaacagacctAAAAACACATATCTCAATTAGAAAGAAATGGCCTTCGggtggctggcgctgcagtgtagtgggtaaagttgctgcctgaggtgccggttccccatgtggctgctggttcaagtcctagctgctccacttctgatccaactccctgaagatgacccaagtccttgggcctctccacctgtgtgggagacctggaagaagctcctggctcctggcttcggactggcccatctctggtcattgcagccatttggagagtgaattagcagatggaagatgtctctctctctctctcctctttctcccctccttcctctctctctctctcccttccttcccccctccctccctctctctctctctctctgcctctgtataactctgcctttcaaacaaacaaaaaaacccagacaGACATAGTCcggggggccagcactatggcgtaatAGGTTAAGTaagcctttacctgcagtgctggcatcccatatgggcaatggtttgagtccggactgcttcacttcctatccagctccctgcagatgacctggaaaagcagtggaagatggcccaagtgcttgggcccctgcacccacatgggagagccaaagCAGCTCCTGCCtactgacttcagattggcctaactccagctgttgcaaccatttggggagtgaataagcagatggaagacctcgctctctgccttcctctctctctgtaattctgtctctcaaataaataaataaataaataagtctttaaaggaGGGggtggcactatggcgcagtggattaaagccccagcctgcagcgcgggtgctggcatcccatatgggcaatggtttgagtcccagctattccacttctgatccagctctctgctatggcctgggaaaacagaagatggcccaagtccttgtgcccttgtacccgtgtgggagacctggaagaaactcctggctcctggctttggatcaactcagctctggttgttttagtcatttggggagtcaatcagctgATGGACTACCTTTCactctggctgtacctctctctgtaactcttccaaataaataaaaaaaagaaatctttaaaaaaaaagaaagaaaaaaaaagacatgacccAAGAAAATTAACCACAAATGAATACATGAACTAGCAGtactagagaaataaaatattctagaaGTAAATATAGTCACAGTATACCTTCAAGAGTATCCTAATAGAtgctaaaaaatgattttaaaaaacataaaaagcagTTAAAGCTTATTATTTAGAAACAGAAGGACCTGGGAGAGGAAGTAACCTTTGAAAGCTCAAGCTATAGAAAGTGAATGCCCCTTGGAAGCAGGAATTGTCTGTCACAAGCTGTTGGAGTACTAACATGACTCTGAAACCTATAGGCACGTATTATTGATGACAGTAAAGATAAACACATTTGGTATGGGCACTGAGAGGCAGTAGTGTAAGCCACCAcccaggacacccacaccccacattggaacatctggttggagtcctggctattccatacttcagatccagcttcccgctaatatccctgggaaagcagcagataatggcccaagcacttgtgttcctgttacctatgtgggaaacctggatggagttccaggctcctggcttcagcctggcccagccgcagctgttgcaggcatttagagaatatgccagcagatggaagccaagTGTacccctgtcactctgtctttcaaatattaatacagctctgaaaagaaaaaaaggggaaaaagaaaaccagCGGAATAAAATCTTCCAAATAAGGTATTATTTTCTATCATTTGGGGATGGGGGCTCAAATTTAGAGAAATAATCATGAAGATATTTTAGAATTAAACAGCAAGGTCCAAGAAACAGACACAAAACAAGGTAACAAAATTCCCAATCTGGCAAGGGACTTCTACTCACCATCTCTCTGGCTATTTCCAGCGCTTCTTGCAGGCCGTAGAGCCTGCCGCAGACCAGGTAGATACCATTTGCCCAGAGAATACAACCCTCATGGACCCAAAATTCATTGCTGTCAAGAGGTAGTTCAGGGATCTGTAGCTCCGGCTCAGGGCCCCCTTCTGAGGTGGCGGGCACGGGGGGCTTTGAGTCCAAAGCAGTCTTCTCGCTGCTGCCCTCCGCAGCGGCTTTTTTACAAGGAAGCCCCCTGGACAGGGCCCGAGGGCCTCCGCCACAGTCTTCCGAGCGGTGGCGCCGCTTAAACCTGGGGTGCGCAGCCAGGCTCCTCTGCTCCTTCTGCTgttgctgctcctcctcctcctcagtgtcCGTCTTGGAGCCATTCGAAGCGCTTTTGTGCCGTACCTTGACTTTGCTCTGCATTTCCGCGGCCCTCTTAGGGGGCGGATTCTTCGGGAGAGTGGCTGCGTACTCTTGCGGATAAAAGGGCCCAAAGAGGTCGCCCATGTTCCGGTAACTGGCCCACTTGCCACAAAGACAGCAAACCAGGTGTCCCATAACAGACGACTCTGTCACCACAGGGCCCTGCAGCACAAAGGACGAAGCTGGGAGCACCTTGCTTTCAgtgctgctggggggaggggtcagTGACCTCTGGCCCTTGCGACCCCTCACCAATTTGGTCTGTTCTTCTTCTTCAGCATTGATGATTGTACACACAGCTCCGAGTTCACACTTATTCACTACATGGATGTAAGGGAAGAAAGACTTGTTCTTGGCGTCAGTTTTATCCAGCGGCTGGGTGGCGTACTTCAGTTTGATCTCAGGTTCTTGAGGTTCTACGATGGGAACTGCTTGTTTGGTTTTCCGCTTCCTTGGCTGGGCCCCaggcttccttctctccctccgcTGCCTCTGCTTTTTTGGCTTTGGTTCTCCATCTGCAGAACCTTCTGGTATCTGCGGGGGCTGaggtgggggaggcgggggctgCTGCTGTTTCTTCTGCTTATTCACGCTCCCAATGGGTCTCCCCTTCTTCTTTCCGGATGGGAAATATCCCTTTGGAGGGAAACTCTCCTGTTTAGGCGAAATCGTCACTgtatcattctctttctcttcagcCTTGGGGTTTGTCTCGGGGGCCAATATGCCCACTGGGGGTACATTCTTTGAGTCAGTGAAGATTAAAGGTGCAGTCCCACCCAGCGGACCATCTGGTCTCCCTTGGTTACCAGGCTTCTGTGAGGTCACAGAGGCCATGGCACCAGGGGGTTCCTTTCCAGCAGCAACTGTCTCTGGACGTGTCTCTGTCTTCACTTTGTCGTCCCCACTGCCACGCCAGTCTTCTGAAGACCGTGAGAGAGGCTTCTCCACACTCAGCTCCTGGCGTGCTGGGCTCACCAGGTCAGACACCACCTCGCCTTTTCTCTTCTCCGTCTCAGCGTCTTGAATGGCTGCGCTGCCGCCCTCGGGAGGCCCACTCTTCAGAGACAGGATGTCGTCGAGCGTCACCGtgtctcccccagcctctgcgCTGTTCGAGGAGGCACTCCTCCTGATGTTTGGGGATGTGATCTTCTGAACTATAGCTTCCAATTTCAGTCCCCGTCCTTTCCGCGGGGGCAGTATTTTGGTCTTAGCAGGGCTGGTGAGGGTAACAGCAGGGCAATTTCTGTTATCTGGACTTGGAAGGTCCTTGGCAGACTCTCTCTTAGGGATAGACTTGATGTCCTGACTGTGAGAAAGATGGGCATAGGAATTGAATGCTTTATCAGCGCCTTCTTTCGGTGGGTGAAGGAGGCGTCCTTTATCATCAGTGTTGCTGTTCTTTACCTCCTGTGACTGCCTCttactgggaatgggagagatgAAGGAACGGACACGCCTCCTCATAATTAAGGGGTTTTGAGAAGAGTGGTCCTCTTGACCTGGAAGCCTCAGCATGACATTACCAGGTTTGGATGACTGTGCAGACTCAGCTAGTCCATGTCCGTCAGTCTCATGGGGCGGCCCATACCTTTTCTGATTGGACATCCCTGGAGGACCGCTGCTTTTGGCTGGAGAGGTTTGCCGAGAAAGATCCCAACAAGATTCTTGCTGCAACTTCTGGGAGCCATGCTTCAGTTCCATGCCTTTGTTGGGCAGACCATCACCAGGCATGAGACAGCGCCCGGCCTCCTGAGTGCTGGAGTCATGGTAAGTCCCTACCGGCGGGCCATACATCATACCATCCTTGTCATTTTTCAGAGGGCTCCGTACTCTGTCAAGAAACTGCTGCTGCCGTGGGCTCTTCCGGGGCCCCTCCTgccggtgctgtgctgcagcGATCACGCCCTGAGCAGAGCTGCTGCTCCAGTCCTTGTACTCCTCTTGTTGCTGTTGGTACATCTGCCTCTTGTAATGGAGCTGAGAATTCAGACCTGTGGGGTCCCCATAGGCGTGAGCCCGAGTGTTTGCATGATAAGCAGAGGCCAGGCTTTCTGAATTGGGAGAAAAGGGAGCATGTAGAGAACTCCTGTTGGCCCTCTCTGAGAAAGCCATGTGTGGGTTCATGTGATGAGGGTCTccccctgggcctctgctccGCCCAGGAGACATCTTCAACTTTTCTGCAAAGTCATGATACTGAGAAGGAGACCGACCCCTCATACTTTCCCGGCCACCAACCCTGCTGGGGACCCGACGCACTGGCGTGGGTCTGCTGTCCTGGGGACCGTAGTCTGAGAGGGAATCGTGGGCTGCTGCCCCTGGACTGGCATTACCACGGTAAGACTCGTGCTTGATGCTGCTAGGATGGCAGTGGTCTCCAGACTTCTTGTTGTTGAAACTAGCTTGGGATTTGGATTGTTCAAAGTCTTCCTCTTTGATCTGCCCGCTCTGGGATTTCAGCTTTGCTTCCATGGATACCAACCCACCTGGAAGAATGACGGACTGACTTAAGTTTGGGTTCAGACGTTCATTCCTCCCAATTCTGGTGTCAGCACCCATGTGCGCCAGGGAGTGGGCCCCTGGGTCCCTGACAATCTGTCTCAGTGGAGAAATGTCACAGATCACGGATCTTCTTTCAGAGAGGGAGCCTCCGGGCTCATGGGCTGATGATGGAGGCTCTAGTTCAAACTTTCTGGGAATTGGATAGTCAGCCAAATTGATCTGCTTCAGTTCAGGAGCTGTGCTGCCAGCTTTCCTCTCCCAGGGGCCCCAGTGAGGGTTTTCTAACAGGGATCCAATGCTTTTGTTCAGTAGGCCCCTGCTGGCTAATTCATTGGTTTGACTGACTAAGACATTGGGCCTTGAGGTTCCTTCTAGCCCGGCAGCCATCCCCTGGTGCTCTTGAGCACTCCTGGAGTATCTCCTGTCCGGGTGGTGGTGGTAACCTTGGAGCACTtcctgcaggaggctggggaacTTCTCGTTTCTACCCTTTCGTTCCCCATGGCCAGTGAAATCTCCCTTTTCTTGCCCTGTAGGATACTGAGGGAAGCTGCTGACATTTCGCGACATAGCAGACCCAAAACTGTCTTTGTAACTGTAGCGCAGGCTTCCGGGGGATTTGCTAGGCTCGGTCCTGCCTGTGAACGCAGGCCCCGCTGCAGTGTGGCCAGCCTGGCCATTGCCCTCTCCATTGTGGCTGGAGTTGCTATCTCCGTTTTTGCTTCCTTTGCTCCCTCCTCCTGGAGGCTCCGGCTGAGGAAGTGGGGCAAGACTGCTTTCCTTGGCCGCACCGTTGCTGGGGGGCCTCTGAGTGGCTGCAGGATCATCCTCCTGGGAGCCTTTATCTTGTCCACCAGGCTTTTCTACCCTACTTGCCATGGTTTCCCGGGAGACAATTACCCCAACCGTCTTTTCATTGACTTTTGGGTTCCCCTCAGAGGACAAGGCTGTGTCCTTGACACTTGGCGAGGTGGCTTCTTCTCTGGCTACAGGACTGGCACTGAGTCTGGGGGCTTCGTTCTGAGCACCTTGTGCGGGTGAGGAGCCAGCTTTCTCCGAGGCCCCCCCCTTGTAGGTGGTGTCAGAACTGGTGCTCTGGCCACTCAGCTGCCTCACTCTCTCCCCTTGATCCTCTGAGCTGCTGGAGCAGCCGCCGTCCAAGGACTCTGCCAGAGGGGACTTCAGCTGTTCTTCAGGCTGTGAGGAGCCCTCAGAGTTTGTGCAACTGTCCGCTTTCTTAGAAGATGAGGAGGGCCTCTTGGAAGTCTTCTTCTGAGGTGTCAGGGCATCTGAGAGTAACATGTGCTGGACAGTGTTAGGAAGATTGGCCACTTGAGTACTCAGGGCACTCAGACTACTCAACCCAGGATCTGTCAGTCGTTTCTCTGGCGCCCCTTCCAGTCCAAACCCTTTGAGGCCTGCAGCATGAGAATTAGGACTGGGCATCATGGATGGGGTTGGACTGAGCTGAGGCATTAACTGTAAAATTCTGTTTCTGGAACCCATGGGCACACTGCCTTGCCCGCACTGGAGATTCTCTCCACTCTGCATGAGAGGAGATGGAGTAGAGCTGCAGCTTGGAGACTGGACCACCGAGGCAGCCGGAGAAGGGTTAGAAATGGGGCTGAAGTTCTGGTGGAACTGCATGGGGGACCTCACAGGAACCTCGGGCTGGTTATACTGCCCCACCTGGCTCTGTAGGGGCAGCTTGGTGGCAGCGTTGGTGTACTGCATCACGTGCTGAGcggggtgctgctgctgctgctgctgctgctgctgctgcccctgctgggtCCCTTGTGGAATCTTTGCCTGTTCGAAATTTTTCATGGATTGAGGCTGATAGCTGTAATTTGATTGTGTTCCATAAGCCTGTGCATTAGACCCCACATTATGGCCTTCATACTGGGACCCAGCATTCACGCTGTAACTGCCATCATAGCTCTGTCCAGACTGACTGAAGCGctgtggggaagggaaggaggaggaggaggaggaagaaacagaggacTGGTAGTGTTGGCCAAACTGACCCACTCTTAACTGGTAACCAGCCGCAGAGGATGGCAGAGTGGAAGGCCGCTGCATGGGCTGGAGATGGGACGAGCTGGACGCCGGCTGAGCAGTGGCCTGTGGCAGAGGCTGATGGgactggtaaagctgctgcctcaaCTGCTGtacttgctgctgctgctgctgctgctgctgctgctgctggctagAGGCCTGCTGCTGATACTGAGCACTCCCTGGGGAAAAGGGCCCCGTGTAATCCTGCTGATAGTGGGACACACTACCGAGGGCAGAGTGCTGGGCTGGAAACTGGCCCACGTGGCCCTCACTCCCGTACTGATTGCCAAAGCTGCTCCCCTGGGGGGGGCCGTAGCTCTGCACAGGCCCAGAAGGCCTTCGTTGAGGAGGCTGTGGGGTTCCTGTTGCCACGGGGTCTTTGTTGCCTGCCATGTAGTAAAAATCTCCAGCCTCTTTCCTAAACCCCTGGTAGCCTTGGTGGCCAGAGGTGTCACTAGCCAttgctgcagcagctgctgctgtccCTCGACGGCCACCACcactgccgctgccgctgccgccaccACCTGCACCTCCAAAATTCTGGAACATCTGGGCCTGGCGAGGGCTGAACTCTTCTATCCGGGATGAGCCGTGTACCTCCTGCGGGTAGCTCTGCTGGTTTCCGTGGTAACTGCTTTGCTCCCGGAAGGACTGCATACTGTTCAGCAGCACAGCAGCGGGCCAGCAGCCCTcctggaaatggaaaaaaataaagacatcagACATGGGTCTCTACATACAAGTAAAATCAAGTCAAGACGATGGAGGGTATAGGATAATTCAGACGTCCAGGTGAAGCTGTCCAGTCTGAATTTCAATTCCTTTTATTCCTTATCCTGTCCATTTTTAGACAGGCAAACAGCAGAGAAATGGCCTCAATGTGAGGCAGGAATCTAGGCAGAGTGAAAAGAACACTGGATGTATGCAAATTTAAggggttttttttaataacttcatTATCAGACAAATGAGCCCCCAAATTcaaatgggtttttaaaaaggGGTTTTGTTAttactagaaatgaaaaacagcaaTACTTGGAATCTTCCAActatggtgggggaggggtgagaaaaacccaattttcttttctttttttgctttcatgCATGAGATTGATCACTGCACTGGCTGCTTGCCTCACTCCCTACACTGAGAAGATGGAGCTGGCAGCTTTACTCTGATCACCGATGACCCATGCTGACCAGTGCACACAGGACACTTCCCTCTTCTCACTTGGGTTCCCTCCGCAGCAGTCATCCACATAAACTTTGGGCTCAACTTCTTCTTGATAACACACTGTGACAATGCACCCCTCTCAAATGCGCACCTCAAATCCCAGATACAAAGGGTTAGACTTAAGCCAGAGTGGCAGACACTATTCTTTCAGATCCTGTTCAGGGGTTCACAAGAAGTCCTGGCAGCTTTAAGGCCCACCTGGCTCACTGCTTGCCGACCGGGTATTCACTAAGTGATTGCTGGCCATTACTGTGAGGGAAGGAACTGAAACGTGCACTTGGAGGGCAGCAAGGACAGAAAACAAAGTAAGAACTGAGCAGGCTGAGGACCCAGATTCCTCCCAAGCCACCTGACCGGGCTACCACTTCCTCTGGTTCCTAGCCCATTTCATGACGCAAAGATGCTGCCTTTCCCTTTGCCTGCGCCTGGCTTCTTCCCGGAGTCAGAGATGAACAGGACAAGGCCAGACTTGAAATGACTTAAAATCAATTGTTTAAAGAAGAGGTTACGAAGCACACATAAGCTAGGGTAAGGCACTAACAGTTTTCCCACAACAGTTTATGCAGCTCATTTTCTTAGTTTCTCTCAAGGGGAGCTGAAAACAGCACTGCCTGCAGAAAGTTCAGTGATCCTTTAAAAAAACTCAGCTTTACCCCTGCTCTGACTGCCCGCCTACACTCTGCTCCAGCCTGATGACCACTTTGCTCCTGGAACACACTTCTACCCAGAAACTCTCCAGCAACTCTGCTCTCGCCTACCATATTTCCCTGAGAGCTGCAGGACTTGCCCACTCGCTTCCTTCCAGTCTCTGGGCAAGCACCACCTGGCTGATACGGTCTTTCCTGGCCATCCAACAAATTAACAGTTGCCCCACACCCtcatcctgccttttttttttttttttttttttttttttttttttttttgacaggcagagtggacagtgagagagagagacagagagaaaggtcttcctttgcccttggttcaccctccaatggctgccgcggccggcgcaccgtgctgatccgatggcaggagccaggtacttctggtttcccatggggtgcagggcccaagcactcggaccatcctccactgcactccctggccacagcagaaagctggcctggaagaggggcaaccgggacagaatccggcgccccgaccgggactagaacccggtgtgccggtgccgcaaggcggaggattagcctagtgagccgcggcgccagcccctcctcctgctttATTCCCTACCCACACCTCAGGGCTGACTTACTCACAATAGACAGAAAACTCGACTTGTTTAGTCTGTCCTCCTCCAGTATGTAATCTCCTTAAAGAGAAAAGACTGTCTGTTCCTTGCTGTTATCCTCACATCATAAGACAGTAAGGAGCACGTGGTAGGCATTCTAGGTGAATGATTAAATGGTGTAGAGAACCAGGCTAGAACTTATATATTCAGAGATGGGGCATGGAGCACAGTGAGATAAAAGAATTGTAGGAAGAGACAATGGGAGAATAACTGGTCTAAAAGGCAGAGAGCTAAAGAATACCAAAAGACTTTGCCTATAAAATCCTCCAGGTCTGTTCCAGGGTAAAACACCCAATTTTGGTTTGCACGAGGACCATAAGGAAAGACTTTCAAAAAGCCGACATAGATCACAACAGAAGATGGTCAATGATCCCAAGTGTTACAGCCTGACACACTTCTCAATGAAATATCTTGAAGTGTACTTCCCTAGCTATTAAGTTTGATTACATGGTCACATGACTCAaagtcatctttaaaaaaaatttctatttgaaaagcacagtgagagagagccagataacagagaaagagatcttccacctgctggttcactccccaaatggtcccaacggctgggtctgggccataccaaagcaaggagccaggagcttcatctgagtttctcagatgggtggcaggggcccaagtactcgggtcatcttcctctgctttcccaggcccagtagcgggaagctggatcgcaagttcaacagccaggacttgaacctgtgctctgataaatgatgccagcattgcaggaggtgtattaacctgctgcgccacaacaccagcctctccaAGCCATCTTGAGAAATATTCACAAATAATGGCAGACACCAAGGGAACCACTTCTCCGTCTCTTCAAAGGCCTGTGCAGGACACTGCTGCTTCTCGGTTCCAGCGGATCCCCGGTGACTTGAATGCTCCCTGCAGTGCTTTCCTGATGCGGCTCTGGACCTCCACGCACCGCCTCGTTCGATCCTCCCACCACCACACTGACATCCTCATCCTGCAGGTGAGGAAGCTGCAGCACAGAGCTCACAGACTTCCTGAACAACACGACCCGTCACCAGTGTGGCAGCTCCTACAGGCCACgctcttcagctctctgctatggctgggaaagcagtggaatgtggcccatgtgcttgggcccctgcacccatgtgcgagacctggaagaagctcctggctcctggtttcagctccagccgttgaggccatttggagagtgaaccagcagatggaaggtctttctgtctctccctctcactgtctgtaactctacctctcaaataaatgaataaaatctttaaaaccacaacaacaaaaaaataaaaacagctctACCCATGTGTTTTAAGTGGTAAGCCACTGCTCTGGTTCTTAGTGGCACTGGTCTTCCTTAGATGTGGGGGGAGCTGTATGGGGACTAAGTTGAACAAAAATATTAACGCTGGTGGTTTAAATTAATGAAAAGCTTGAGAACAATTTCTCTATCAATTACATCTTATTTAATTAATCCTTCTGGAAACAAGACTTCTGAAGACGTGAGTGTGTGAATAAGGCTGCTGTTTGCCTACATAGGGGCCACTGAGAGCGAAAAACCACCAGACATCAGGCTGCTGGTCACTGAAGGAACCTGATCTCCAGATGGGAAAACAGACCAGGTCTGCTTCAGGCCTCCCCTGGCAGGTACGGCACAATTCCTCCTGCTGCTATGGTTCTAGTTTATGGACTAGAAGAAAAATGACTACAGCCAATACTTCCTGCAGGTGCCAGTCAAGCTAAATATTCCAAGTGTACTGAAGCAGCTGAGTACCAGAAGGTGGCTGCCAAGGTTATCTTTTTCAGGAGTTCCAAGTAAAGTGATCAGGAAAAGCAAGTACACCAGCAACAGAGAATGTgaagtgaggggctggcgctgaggcgtaggaagttaagcctccacctgtggtgccggcatcccatatgggcaccagttcaaggccgggctgctcctcttcctatcaagctctctgctatggcctggaaaagcagaaggctgcccaagtgcttgggcccctgtacccacatgggagacccggaagaagctcctggctcctggcttcagatcagctgcagccatctggggagtgaaccagcggatggaagatctttctctgtctctccctctctgtaactctacctctcaaataaaatctttaaaaagtataaattgaGAGTCTATGTAATTTTACCATGACCACAAAAAATGAGTTAGAGATCACTCCAACACTATCCCACCATTTAAAAAAACCATCAGTGTAATCTGTCTTAAATTACTGTGATTAATAATGACAAATGCCTGAGTTTCCTtagctgctttcacaggcccaACACCACTCTCCTCCATCAGGCTCCTCCCCCTTTCCAGGTACCGGTGTCCTCTCTCggttcagatttcttttttttttttctttttttttttttttcttttttgataggcagagtggacagtgagagagagagacaggtcttcccttgccgttggttcaccctccaatggccgccgctgcagccggcgcagcgcgctgatccgatggcaggagccaggatccaggtgcttttccctggtctcccatggggtgcagggcccaagcacctgggccatcctccactgcactccctggccatagcagagcgctggcctggaagaggggcaaccgggacagaatccggcgccccgaccgggactagaacccgcaaggtggaggattagcctattgagccacggcgccggctctcggTTCAGATTTCATCACTGCttgcttctgtttccttcctcGCCTTTAAAGTAAAAGGCTCCAATCCTCAAGACACTAACAGAACCGGCTGCTGCAGGTTTTGGCCCTTGTGTGGGAGGTAACTTCAGTCTGCCCCCAAGGCCTGCTCCTTACTCTCCCATTTTCACACTAATCTACTCCTAGGGCACCACAGGGACTAGGCACAGGCTCTGCCACCTGGTCCAGCTTAGCTGGTAAAAGGCAGGACCACAGTTAGAAAGGGAATTATTCTGGCTCCCACTCTGGAGATTGAGGTCGGCTAAGTAAGACTTTTTACCAGTGACTGCAACCACAGCTCTGGGGGCAACCTGCACATTGGGCCACTTTTCTCTTGCCCTTCAGGCCTAGGAAGTAGATTCTAGAACCTCTTTCCAGCACGGTTCTAGGTTAGTTTGTAAAAAGCAGCACGAGAGATCTGGAAGGTG
The window above is part of the Oryctolagus cuniculus chromosome 11, mOryCun1.1, whole genome shotgun sequence genome. Proteins encoded here:
- the TCF20 gene encoding transcription factor 20 isoform X1; this encodes MQSFREQSSYHGNQQSYPQEVHGSSRIEEFSPRQAQMFQNFGGAGGGGSGSGSGGGRRGTAAAAAAMASDTSGHQGYQGFRKEAGDFYYMAGNKDPVATGTPQPPQRRPSGPVQSYGPPQGSSFGNQYGSEGHVGQFPAQHSALGSVSHYQQDYTGPFSPGSAQYQQQASSQQQQQQQQQQQQVQQLRQQLYQSHQPLPQATAQPASSSSHLQPMQRPSTLPSSAAGYQLRVGQFGQHYQSSVSSSSSSSFPSPQRFSQSGQSYDGSYSVNAGSQYEGHNVGSNAQAYGTQSNYSYQPQSMKNFEQAKIPQGTQQGQQQQQQQQQQHPAQHVMQYTNAATKLPLQSQVGQYNQPEVPVRSPMQFHQNFSPISNPSPAASVVQSPSCSSTPSPLMQSGENLQCGQGSVPMGSRNRILQLMPQLSPTPSMMPSPNSHAAGLKGFGLEGAPEKRLTDPGLSSLSALSTQVANLPNTVQHMLLSDALTPQKKTSKRPSSSSKKADSCTNSEGSSQPEEQLKSPLAESLDGGCSSSSEDQGERVRQLSGQSTSSDTTYKGGASEKAGSSPAQGAQNEAPRLSASPVAREEATSPSVKDTALSSEGNPKVNEKTVGVIVSRETMASRVEKPGGQDKGSQEDDPAATQRPPSNGAAKESSLAPLPQPEPPGGGSKGSKNGDSNSSHNGEGNGQAGHTAAGPAFTGRTEPSKSPGSLRYSYKDSFGSAMSRNVSSFPQYPTGQEKGDFTGHGERKGRNEKFPSLLQEVLQGYHHHPDRRYSRSAQEHQGMAAGLEGTSRPNVLVSQTNELASRGLLNKSIGSLLENPHWGPWERKAGSTAPELKQINLADYPIPRKFELEPPSSAHEPGGSLSERRSVICDISPLRQIVRDPGAHSLAHMGADTRIGRNERLNPNLSQSVILPGGLVSMEAKLKSQSGQIKEEDFEQSKSQASFNNKKSGDHCHPSSIKHESYRGNASPGAAAHDSLSDYGPQDSRPTPVRRVPSRVGGRESMRGRSPSQYHDFAEKLKMSPGRSRGPGGDPHHMNPHMAFSERANRSSLHAPFSPNSESLASAYHANTRAHAYGDPTGLNSQLHYKRQMYQQQQEEYKDWSSSSAQGVIAAAQHRQEGPRKSPRQQQFLDRVRSPLKNDKDGMMYGPPVGTYHDSSTQEAGRCLMPGDGLPNKGMELKHGSQKLQQESCWDLSRQTSPAKSSGPPGMSNQKRYGPPHETDGHGLAESAQSSKPGNVMLRLPGQEDHSSQNPLIMRRRVRSFISPIPSKRQSQEVKNSNTDDKGRLLHPPKEGADKAFNSYAHLSHSQDIKSIPKRESAKDLPSPDNRNCPAVTLTSPAKTKILPPRKGRGLKLEAIVQKITSPNIRRSASSNSAEAGGDTVTLDDILSLKSGPPEGGSAAIQDAETEKRKGEVVSDLVSPARQELSVEKPLSRSSEDWRGSGDDKVKTETRPETVAAGKEPPGAMASVTSQKPGNQGRPDGPLGGTAPLIFTDSKNVPPVGILAPETNPKAEEKENDTVTISPKQESFPPKGYFPSGKKKGRPIGSVNKQKKQQQPPPPPPQPPQIPEGSADGEPKPKKQRQRRERRKPGAQPRKRKTKQAVPIVEPQEPEIKLKYATQPLDKTDAKNKSFFPYIHVVNKCELGAVCTIINAEEEEQTKLVRGRKGQRSLTPPPSSTESKVLPASSFVLQGPVVTESSVMGHLVCCLCGKWASYRNMGDLFGPFYPQEYAATLPKNPPPKRAAEMQSKVKVRHKSASNGSKTDTEEEEEQQQQKEQRSLAAHPRFKRRHRSEDCGGGPRALSRGLPCKKAAAEGSSEKTALDSKPPVPATSEGGPEPELQIPELPLDSNEFWVHEGCILWANGIYLVCGRLYGLQEALEIAREMKCSHCQEAGATLGCYNKGCSFRYHYPCAVDADCLLHEENFSVRCPKHKPPLPCPLPPLQNKTAKGSLSTEQSERG